The genomic DNA GCGGCGGCACCGCCTACCTCGTGGACGAGAGCTACAACGCCAATCCCGTCGCCGTCCGCGCGGCGCTGGCGACCCTGGCGGGGATCGAGACCGGGCCCCGCGGCCGCCGGATCGCGGTGCTGGGCGACATGCTCGAGCTCGGCGCCGCCGCGCCCGACCTGCATCGCGGCCTGGCGGAGGCGATCGAGGCGGCCCGGGTCGACCTCGTCTTCACGGCCGGTCCGCTGATGCGCCACCTGTTCGAGGCCCTGCCGGTGAGCCGCCGCGGCGCGGTGGCCGACACCGCGGCCGACCTGCTCGAGCCGCTCGCCCGGACCCTGCGGTCCGGCGACGCCGTCATGGTGAAGGGATCGAACGGCAGCCGCATGGGCCGGATTGTCGAGGCGCTGAAAGCCCGCTACGCGGTCGATCCGACCCGGCGGACCCAGGCCGTCCCGTGACCGGCACGCCTGCGCGTGCGGCGCCGTCCCCCGAAACCTGAGCCTGAACAAGGGGGCCGAGCGCCCGGATGCTGTACCTTCTCTCGGACCTGAGCAGCAGCTTCACGCCGCTCAACGTGTTCCGCTACATCACCTTCCGCACCGGCGGCGCGCTGTTCACGGCGGGCCTGTTCGTGTTCTGGTTCGGGCCCTGGATCATCTCGCTGCTGCGGATCCGCCAGGGCAAGGGCCAGCCGATCCGCGAGGACGGGCCGCAGACCCATCTGCTGACCAAGCGCGGCACGCCGACCATGGGCGGCCTGATGATCCTGGCCGGCGCCGTCGTGGCGATCCTGCTCTGGGCCAACCCGCGCAACCACTACGTCTGGGTGACGCTGACCGTCACCCTCGGCTTCGGCGCGATCGGCTTCTACGACGACTACCTCAAGGTCACGAAGCAGTCGCACAAGGGCTTCTCGGGCAAGTTCCGCCTCGCCCTCGAGGCGTTGATCGCCATGGCGGCCTGCGTGACCATCGCGGTCTACTCGCCCGCCGCGCTGCAGAATCAGCTCGCCTTCCCGGTGTTCAAGGACGCGCTGCTGAACCTCGGCTGGTTCTACCCGCTGTTCGGCGCCTTCGTGATCGTCGGGGCGGGCAATTCCGTGAACATGACCGACGGCCTCGACGGCCTCGCGATCGTGCCGGTGATGATCGCCTGCGGCACGTTCGGCTTCATCGCGTACCTCGTCGGCAACTCGTTCACCGCCAGCTACCTGCAGGTGAACTACGTCCGCGACACGGGCGAGCTCGCCGTCGTCTGCGGCGCGGTCATCGGCGCCGGACTCGGCTTCCTCTGGTTCAACGCGCCGCCGGCCCAGATCTTCATGGGCGATACCGGCTCCCTGGCGCTGGGCGGCCTGCTGGGCTCCATCGCGGTGGCGACGAAGCACGAGATCGTCCTGGCGATCGTCGGCGGCCTCTTCGTGCTGGAGATGATGTCGGTGATCATCCAGGTCGCGTCGTTCAAGCTCACGGGCAAGCGCGTGTTCCGCATGGCGCCGATCCACCACCATTTCGAGCAGAAGGGCTGGAAGGAGCCGCAGGTCGTGATCCGGTTCTGGATCATCGCGGTGATCCTGGCGATGGCCGGCCTGGCGACGCTGAAGCTGCGCTGAGAAATCGTGCTAGACGGGCGGCCTGAGAGGTCGATCCGATCCTCGCCC from Methylobacterium oryzae includes the following:
- the mraY gene encoding phospho-N-acetylmuramoyl-pentapeptide-transferase, giving the protein MLYLLSDLSSSFTPLNVFRYITFRTGGALFTAGLFVFWFGPWIISLLRIRQGKGQPIREDGPQTHLLTKRGTPTMGGLMILAGAVVAILLWANPRNHYVWVTLTVTLGFGAIGFYDDYLKVTKQSHKGFSGKFRLALEALIAMAACVTIAVYSPAALQNQLAFPVFKDALLNLGWFYPLFGAFVIVGAGNSVNMTDGLDGLAIVPVMIACGTFGFIAYLVGNSFTASYLQVNYVRDTGELAVVCGAVIGAGLGFLWFNAPPAQIFMGDTGSLALGGLLGSIAVATKHEIVLAIVGGLFVLEMMSVIIQVASFKLTGKRVFRMAPIHHHFEQKGWKEPQVVIRFWIIAVILAMAGLATLKLR